From the Falsibacillus albus genome, one window contains:
- a CDS encoding YlxQ family RNA-binding protein → MTKQNQWMSLLGLANRARKIISGEELVLKEVKNGRAKLVLLSKDASQNTSKKILDKCHYYRTPVKMVENRDDLGQAIGKQARVAVAVIDEGFAKKLALLLDESQWG, encoded by the coding sequence ATGACGAAACAAAACCAATGGATGTCATTATTAGGATTGGCAAATAGAGCAAGAAAAATCATTTCAGGCGAAGAGCTTGTTTTGAAGGAAGTTAAAAATGGTCGAGCAAAGCTTGTATTGCTCTCGAAGGATGCATCGCAAAACACTTCGAAGAAAATACTGGATAAATGCCATTATTACCGAACACCTGTCAAGATGGTAGAGAACAGAGATGATCTCGGGCAGGCAATAGGTAAACAGGCGAGGGTAGCCGTGGCAGTTATAGATGAAGGCTTTGCCAAAAAGCTTGCATTATTGCTCGATGAATCTCAATGGGGGTGA
- the rimP gene encoding ribosome maturation factor RimP: MSKVTDMVEELVTPILEDMQLELIDIEYVKEGKNWFLRVFIDKDNGVDIEECGLVSTRLSEKLDEIDPIPHNYFLEVSSPGAERPLKKEKDFEKAVGKYVNVKTYEPIDGEKTFEGTLLEYDNDTLILEIKIKTKTKTVELPMDKVAKARLAVSF; the protein is encoded by the coding sequence ATGAGTAAAGTAACGGACATGGTCGAAGAGCTCGTTACACCTATTCTAGAGGATATGCAGCTCGAATTAATCGATATCGAGTATGTAAAAGAAGGGAAAAACTGGTTCCTTCGCGTATTTATTGATAAGGACAATGGTGTAGATATTGAGGAATGCGGGCTGGTGAGTACACGGTTAAGTGAAAAACTGGATGAAATTGACCCAATACCTCACAATTATTTTCTTGAAGTTTCTTCACCCGGTGCTGAACGGCCATTGAAAAAAGAGAAGGATTTTGAAAAGGCTGTAGGGAAATATGTAAATGTGAAAACATATGAACCGATAGATGGCGAGAAAACCTTTGAAGGAACGCTTCTTGAGTATGATAACGATACTTTGATATTAGAAATCAAGATCAAGACTAAAACGAAAACGGTCGAGCTGCCGATGGACAAAGTGGCAAAAGCCCGATTAGCCGTTTCTTTTTAA
- the nusA gene encoding transcription termination factor NusA: MSTELLDALNLLEKEKGISRDILIEAIEAALISAYRRNFNQAQNVRIDLNLGSGTMRVFARKEVVDEVFDSRLEISLEDAAKINPAYEVGDVVEIEVTPKDFGRIAAQTAKQVVTQRVREAERGIIYSEYVDREEDIMTGIVQRQDPRFIYVSLGKIEALLPPSEQMQNESYKPHDRVKVFITKVEKTTKGPQIFVSRTHPGLLKRLFEIEVPEIYDGTVEIKSVAREAGDRSKISVQAENPEVDAVGACVGPKGSRVQAIVNELKGEKIDIVEWSEDPVVFVANALSPSKVLDVQVDEEEKATTVVVPDYQLSLAIGKRGQNARLAAKLTGWKIDIKSESEAREQGIYPRGNEEPAEEDSYYDEDELKNAFDFEEELD; encoded by the coding sequence ATGAGCACAGAATTATTAGATGCTCTCAATCTGCTTGAAAAAGAAAAAGGCATTTCGAGAGATATTTTGATTGAAGCGATCGAAGCAGCGCTGATTTCTGCATATCGACGCAATTTTAACCAAGCCCAGAATGTCCGCATCGACTTAAACTTAGGTTCTGGCACGATGCGTGTATTCGCTCGCAAAGAGGTAGTGGATGAAGTCTTCGATTCACGCCTTGAAATTTCTTTAGAAGATGCTGCGAAGATCAATCCAGCATACGAAGTCGGGGATGTAGTCGAAATCGAAGTAACTCCGAAGGACTTTGGAAGGATTGCAGCCCAAACGGCGAAGCAAGTCGTTACACAACGTGTACGTGAAGCTGAACGTGGAATTATTTATTCAGAATACGTTGACCGTGAAGAAGATATTATGACCGGTATCGTTCAGCGTCAAGATCCCCGCTTTATCTATGTTAGCTTAGGGAAAATCGAAGCATTGCTTCCACCGAGTGAGCAAATGCAAAATGAAAGCTATAAACCGCACGATCGTGTGAAGGTTTTCATCACAAAGGTGGAGAAGACCACCAAAGGTCCTCAAATTTTTGTTTCCAGAACACATCCAGGTCTTTTAAAACGCCTGTTTGAAATCGAAGTACCAGAAATCTATGATGGTACCGTTGAGATCAAGTCGGTGGCACGTGAAGCAGGAGACCGTTCCAAAATTTCCGTGCAAGCTGAAAACCCTGAAGTGGATGCAGTCGGAGCATGTGTAGGTCCTAAAGGATCACGTGTACAAGCGATTGTAAATGAACTTAAAGGTGAAAAAATCGATATTGTCGAATGGTCTGAAGATCCTGTTGTCTTCGTTGCTAATGCACTCAGCCCTTCAAAGGTATTGGACGTTCAAGTGGATGAAGAAGAAAAAGCTACAACTGTTGTGGTTCCAGACTATCAACTTTCCCTTGCGATTGGGAAAAGAGGTCAAAATGCCCGTCTTGCAGCAAAATTAACAGGCTGGAAAATTGATATTAAGAGCGAATCCGAAGCGAGGGAACAAGGCATCTATCCTAGAGGCAATGAAGAACCTGCTGAAGAGGACTCTTATTATGATGAAGATGAATTGAAAAATGCGTTTGACTTTGAAGAAGAACTTGATTAA
- the rnpM gene encoding RNase P modulator RnpM has translation MASQKKIPMRKCVATGEMKPKKEMVRIVRSKEGEVSIDTTGKKSGRGAYLSLEKEAILAAKKKNALANQLGAKIDDTIYDELLQLVEKGI, from the coding sequence ATGGCATCTCAAAAGAAGATTCCTATGAGAAAATGTGTCGCGACCGGAGAAATGAAACCTAAAAAAGAGATGGTCCGCATCGTACGCTCCAAAGAAGGCGAAGTCTCCATCGACACGACCGGAAAAAAATCCGGCAGGGGGGCATATCTTTCTCTGGAAAAGGAAGCGATTTTAGCAGCTAAGAAAAAAAACGCCTTAGCCAACCAGCTAGGTGCAAAAATAGATGATACCATTTATGATGAACTTCTTCAGCTTGTGGAGAAGGGGATTTAA
- a CDS encoding PolC-type DNA polymerase III, whose product MSGNPSDKRERFRVLLDQIQLTEDQYMPYFDGAEIVKLVLDRKEKKWQFQFQFSKIIPCDLFSLFSQRLERTFQHIAKVSFSITTIDSTISDQLIIDYWNHCIKEIDGISPPLLALLNKQHPTIKGNKILIQATNDTEARTLKKKYGDWITKIYQSIGFPPLILDTEIKEEGPSEEYTQFLAAKLKEDEERAKQAVIEMQKKESEGSDAVEDSGPLQIGLTIKNDADFRKLEDIYDEERRIAIEGYIFDAETKELRSGRTLLTFKITDYTSSMIIKMFSRDKEDAAMFNRVKKGLWVRVRGSVQNDTFVRDLVMIANDINEIKPVLRHDLAPEGEKRVELHLHTPMSQMDAVSSVGELVGQAKKWGHPAIAITDHAVAQSFPEAYSAGKKHDIKLLYGVEVNLVDDGVPIVYNDAHRLLADDTYVVFDVETTGLSAVYNTIIELAAVKIRDGEIIDRFESFANPHHRLSATTINLTGITDDMVENAPEVDEVIKKFYDWIGDSILVAHNASFDMGFLNVGYKNVGLGKAVNPVIDTLEVARLLYPEFKNHRLNTLAKKFDIDLTQHHRAIYDAEATGYLLLKMLKDAHEKGIEYHDQFNDYMGKGDAYKRARPSHCTLLAQNEEGLKNIFKLVSIAHLNYFYRVPRIPRSQLQKHRDGILIGSGCDKGEVFTGMMQKAPEEVKELASFYDYLEVHPKDVYKPLIEMELVQDEKALEEIIGNIVKLGEELDIPVVATGNVHYLNPNDKIYRKILVNSQGGANPLNRHELPDVHFRTTDEMLKCFSFLGEEKAKELVVANTNKIADMIEGIKVIKDDLYTPKIEGADEEMRSMSYGMAKKIYGDDLPEIVEARLEKELKSIIGHGFAVIYLISHKLVKKSLNDGYLVGSRGSVGSSFVATMTEITEVNPLPPHYVCPNCKHSEFFNDGSVGSGFDLPDKDCPECGTVYKKDGHDIPFETFLGFKGDKVPDIDLNFSGEYQPQAHNYTKVLFGEDNVYRAGTIGTVADKTAFGYVKGYSQDNNLTLRGAEVERLAQGCTGVKRTTGQHPGGIIVVPDYMDIFDFSPIQFPADDNKSEWKTTHFDFHSIHDNLLKLDILGHDDPTMIRMLQDLSGIDPKTIPTDDPEVMKIFSGPEPLGVTEQQIMCKTGTLGIPEFGTRFVRQMLEDTKPTTFSELVQISGLSHGTDVWLGNAQELIHNSICNLSEVIGCRDDIMVYLIYQGLEPAFAFKIMESVRKGKGLTDEMEEEMRNNEVPEWYIDSCKKIKYMFPKAHAAAYVLMAVRIAYFKVHLPLLYYAAYFTVRAEDFDVDAMVRGTEAIRAKIEEINAKGLDMSTKEKNLLTVLELSLEMCERGFKFQRVDLYKSSADEFIIEGDTLIPPFNSIPGLGTNAAINIVNAREEGEFLSKEDLQQRGRVSKTIIEYLDNHGCLESLPEQNQLSLF is encoded by the coding sequence ATGAGTGGCAATCCCTCCGATAAACGAGAACGATTTCGTGTTTTATTGGATCAAATACAACTTACAGAAGATCAATATATGCCCTACTTTGACGGAGCTGAAATCGTAAAGCTTGTCCTTGACCGCAAAGAAAAAAAGTGGCAGTTTCAATTTCAATTTTCCAAGATCATCCCATGTGATTTATTTTCACTGTTTTCCCAAAGACTTGAGCGAACCTTCCAGCATATTGCTAAGGTGTCTTTTTCGATAACAACAATCGATTCTACGATTTCAGATCAATTGATTATTGACTATTGGAATCATTGCATCAAAGAGATAGATGGGATTTCCCCTCCGCTCCTTGCGCTGTTGAACAAGCAGCATCCTACAATCAAGGGAAATAAGATATTGATCCAAGCCACCAACGATACAGAAGCAAGGACATTAAAAAAGAAATACGGTGATTGGATCACGAAAATATACCAAAGCATTGGGTTTCCTCCGCTGATTCTGGATACGGAAATAAAAGAAGAAGGGCCATCTGAGGAATATACTCAATTCTTGGCAGCGAAACTAAAAGAAGATGAAGAACGTGCTAAACAAGCAGTCATAGAAATGCAGAAGAAAGAATCAGAGGGATCAGATGCTGTGGAGGACTCTGGACCATTGCAAATCGGCTTGACCATCAAAAATGACGCTGATTTCCGGAAGTTGGAAGACATTTATGATGAAGAAAGAAGAATCGCCATTGAAGGGTATATCTTTGATGCAGAGACGAAAGAGCTTCGAAGCGGACGCACATTGTTGACCTTTAAGATAACCGATTATACAAGCTCAATGATCATCAAAATGTTCTCACGCGATAAAGAAGATGCCGCAATGTTCAATCGTGTCAAAAAAGGTTTATGGGTGAGGGTCAGAGGAAGCGTTCAAAATGATACCTTTGTCAGGGATCTTGTGATGATTGCCAATGACATTAATGAAATAAAGCCAGTTCTGAGACATGACCTTGCTCCAGAAGGTGAAAAACGGGTTGAGCTGCATCTTCACACACCAATGAGTCAAATGGATGCAGTTTCATCTGTCGGCGAACTGGTGGGCCAGGCAAAGAAATGGGGGCACCCGGCCATAGCAATTACCGATCATGCAGTTGCACAGTCCTTCCCTGAAGCCTATAGTGCAGGGAAAAAGCATGACATCAAGCTCTTGTATGGAGTGGAAGTGAATTTGGTGGATGACGGGGTTCCAATCGTTTACAATGATGCTCATCGATTACTTGCAGATGATACTTATGTCGTATTCGATGTTGAGACGACAGGGCTTTCCGCTGTCTACAATACCATTATCGAGTTAGCCGCTGTCAAAATCCGAGATGGGGAGATCATTGACCGATTTGAATCCTTTGCAAATCCCCATCATCGATTATCCGCAACCACCATCAATCTAACAGGGATCACAGATGACATGGTGGAAAATGCCCCGGAAGTGGATGAAGTCATAAAGAAATTCTACGATTGGATCGGGGATTCAATTCTCGTTGCCCACAACGCTTCGTTTGATATGGGCTTCTTGAATGTCGGATACAAAAACGTCGGGCTTGGGAAAGCGGTCAATCCGGTCATCGATACACTCGAGGTTGCCAGGCTGCTATACCCTGAATTTAAAAACCATCGATTGAACACATTGGCGAAGAAATTTGATATCGATTTGACCCAGCATCATAGGGCTATTTATGATGCTGAAGCAACTGGCTACCTACTTTTGAAGATGCTGAAAGATGCCCACGAAAAAGGGATTGAATACCATGATCAATTCAATGATTATATGGGGAAAGGCGATGCTTATAAGAGAGCAAGGCCTTCCCATTGCACACTTCTTGCCCAGAATGAAGAGGGATTGAAGAATATATTCAAGCTTGTGTCGATCGCCCATCTGAATTACTTTTATCGAGTTCCAAGGATTCCGCGTTCTCAGCTTCAAAAGCACCGTGATGGAATTTTGATTGGGTCTGGCTGCGATAAAGGGGAAGTTTTTACCGGTATGATGCAAAAAGCTCCGGAGGAAGTGAAGGAACTTGCCTCATTTTATGATTATCTCGAAGTGCATCCAAAAGATGTCTACAAACCTTTGATTGAGATGGAGCTTGTCCAGGACGAAAAGGCACTTGAAGAGATCATCGGCAATATTGTGAAGCTTGGGGAAGAGCTGGATATCCCGGTCGTGGCAACCGGAAACGTCCACTATTTGAATCCCAACGATAAAATTTACCGAAAGATATTGGTCAATTCGCAAGGAGGCGCTAACCCGTTAAACAGGCATGAGCTCCCGGATGTTCATTTCCGGACCACCGACGAAATGCTGAAGTGCTTTTCATTCCTTGGGGAAGAAAAAGCGAAGGAACTTGTCGTCGCTAATACGAACAAAATTGCCGACATGATTGAAGGGATCAAAGTCATTAAAGATGATCTATACACCCCGAAAATCGAAGGCGCGGACGAAGAAATGAGAAGCATGAGCTATGGCATGGCCAAAAAAATATACGGAGATGACCTTCCTGAAATCGTTGAAGCCCGTTTGGAGAAGGAATTGAAAAGCATCATCGGGCACGGCTTTGCAGTCATTTATTTGATATCGCATAAGCTTGTTAAAAAATCGCTGAATGACGGATATCTGGTCGGGTCCCGTGGTTCCGTCGGGTCGTCATTTGTTGCTACGATGACGGAAATAACGGAGGTAAATCCTCTCCCGCCTCATTATGTATGTCCAAACTGCAAGCACTCTGAATTCTTTAACGATGGGTCTGTAGGATCTGGATTTGACTTGCCGGATAAAGATTGTCCAGAGTGCGGAACGGTTTACAAAAAAGATGGACACGACATTCCTTTTGAAACATTCCTTGGCTTCAAAGGGGATAAAGTGCCAGATATCGACTTGAATTTCTCGGGGGAATATCAGCCTCAAGCTCACAATTATACGAAAGTTCTTTTCGGTGAGGACAATGTTTATCGTGCAGGGACCATCGGCACTGTTGCCGACAAGACAGCGTTCGGATATGTAAAGGGATACTCTCAGGATAATAACTTAACCTTAAGGGGAGCTGAAGTTGAGCGACTTGCACAAGGATGTACAGGTGTCAAGCGTACAACCGGACAGCATCCAGGGGGAATCATCGTCGTACCGGATTACATGGATATATTCGATTTTTCGCCGATCCAATTTCCTGCCGATGATAATAAGTCTGAATGGAAAACGACACATTTTGATTTCCATTCCATACACGATAACTTATTGAAACTCGATATTCTGGGACACGATGATCCGACGATGATCAGGATGCTGCAGGATTTGAGCGGGATCGATCCGAAGACGATCCCTACAGATGATCCAGAAGTAATGAAGATTTTCAGCGGACCTGAGCCGCTCGGCGTAACTGAACAGCAAATCATGTGCAAGACGGGCACGCTGGGAATTCCCGAATTTGGTACGAGGTTTGTCAGGCAGATGCTTGAAGACACAAAGCCTACCACTTTCTCCGAATTGGTCCAGATTTCCGGCTTGTCGCATGGGACCGATGTTTGGCTAGGGAATGCCCAGGAGCTGATCCATAACAGCATCTGCAACCTTAGTGAAGTTATCGGCTGTCGTGATGACATCATGGTTTATTTGATTTATCAAGGGCTGGAACCGGCATTTGCCTTTAAAATCATGGAATCTGTACGTAAAGGTAAAGGTCTGACAGACGAAATGGAAGAGGAAATGAGGAATAATGAGGTTCCGGAATGGTATATCGATTCTTGTAAGAAGATCAAATACATGTTCCCGAAAGCCCATGCGGCTGCTTATGTATTGATGGCAGTAAGGATTGCATACTTTAAAGTGCATCTACCGCTCCTTTATTATGCTGCATACTTTACCGTTAGGGCAGAGGATTTCGATGTTGATGCAATGGTGCGCGGAACAGAAGCGATTCGTGCAAAAATAGAAGAAATCAATGCAAAAGGTTTGGATATGTCCACAAAGGAAAAGAACCTATTGACAGTTCTTGAACTATCGCTCGAGATGTGCGAGAGGGGCTTCAAGTTCCAGCGGGTTGATTTATACAAATCAAGCGCTGACGAATTCATCATTGAAGGAGACACCTTGATCCCTCCATTCAATTCCATTCCTGGACTGGGCACAAATGCCGCCATCAATATCGTCAATGCACGGGAAGAAGGCGAATTCCTGTCCAAGGAAGATTTGCAGCAGCGTGGAAGAGTATCGAAAACAATCATCGAATACTTGGATAATCATGGCTGTTTGGAATCCCTTCCAGAGCAGAATCAATTATCATTGTTTTAA